A window of Sphingomonas adhaesiva contains these coding sequences:
- the infC gene encoding translation initiation factor IF-3 produces MMRRPNQAPPMNGPRFNEWIQSPKVRVIDHEGENLGVMYTREAMEQARELGLDLVEVSPNADPPVAKFLDVGKFKYEAQKKANLARKSQKTQEIKEIKMRPNIDDHDYDTKMKKVAEFIGEGDKVKVTMRFRGRELSHGQLGMNVLQRVAEQVAEVAKVEAYPRMEGRQMLMVLAPK; encoded by the coding sequence ATGATGCGCCGACCCAATCAGGCGCCGCCGATGAACGGCCCCCGCTTCAACGAGTGGATTCAGAGCCCCAAGGTCCGCGTGATCGATCACGAGGGAGAGAACCTTGGCGTGATGTACACGCGCGAGGCGATGGAGCAGGCGAGGGAGCTGGGACTCGACCTGGTCGAGGTGTCGCCCAACGCGGACCCGCCCGTCGCGAAGTTCCTGGACGTGGGCAAGTTCAAGTACGAGGCGCAGAAGAAGGCGAACCTGGCCCGCAAGTCGCAGAAGACGCAGGAGATCAAGGAGATCAAGATGCGTCCGAACATCGACGACCATGACTATGACACCAAGATGAAGAAGGTGGCGGAGTTCATCGGCGAGGGCGACAAGGTGAAGGTGACGATGCGCTTCCGCGGTCGCGAGCTGAGCCACGGGCAGCTGGGCATGAACGTGCTCCAGCGCGTCGCGGAGCAGGTCGCCGAGGTCGCCAAGGTGGAAGCCTATCCGCGCATGGAAGGCCGCCAGATGCTCATGGTGCTCGCGCCCAAGTGA
- a CDS encoding TonB-dependent receptor yields the protein MRLTNILLSTAAATTAFMIAAPAMAQDQTSPVTTNAAVDGQAPTAGAQTGDTQELGAGDIVVTATRRSERLADVPISINAVNQEALQNSGATDIRQMAQLAPSLNVSSTGSEANASARVRGIGTVGDNPGLESSVAVFIDGVYRSRTGSGLNDLGEVDRIEVLRGPQGTLSGRNSSAGAINIYTKAPSFDLGGYGEATYGNYDAVRVAGALTGPIVRDVLAFRVDGVYARRDGFFRDVVNDTDYNDRNRWFVRGQLLFEPSTDFSVRLIGDYTFRDEKCCGAVHVDTREKLDPTPGVPGDYTINPNGNRIVDVINQIAGLRGYPAGSTFPAGNDPYSRRIAFTPGRAYSNVTKDYGGSAQVDWNLGGASLTSITAYREYKSGGASDIDYNVLDIGYRPADGNNYRQFHTFTQELRLNGEALDNRLDWLVGGFFSNEDLEVVDNLKFGRDYGAFAACRIVATINREAALRDPSQRGCLGNTPLAALGGATGRQAIAAGLGAASGVILPAIDLLGTVNDVGTTRDVYRQNSKSFAVFTHNIFKLTDTLSLTGGLRWTHERKRFDATFGNNNTVCPQIQGLLGAGPAGNLFNNAQLAALTRGIATLACTGNSSAALGGRTLNDRFDESQFTGTAVLSWKPTDRIMTYASYSRGYKAGGYNLDRSDLGDAYNPATIANLDVRRLRFDPETVNAYEVGFKYSSRPFTFNLAAFRSEFKNFQLNTFNGTNYVVENIGSCSRDLGGADRDNSATTGACTGGDVKYGVRSQGVEVEAGFYPARNLAVALGYTFADTKFRNNLVGSDAGAPLDPALFLLPGAQMSNAPRNVITSSVSWTPDIGSNGMSALFYVDQRTSSDYNTGSDLFVEKMQDGFTVVNARVGLRGRDDRWALELWAQNVFDTDYTQVAFNTPFQGAGSQQQVQAFGGVGNQLFSAFLGEPRTYGVTVRTRF from the coding sequence ATGCGTCTGACCAACATCCTTCTGTCCACCGCCGCCGCCACCACCGCCTTCATGATCGCCGCGCCTGCCATGGCGCAGGACCAGACCAGCCCCGTCACCACCAATGCCGCGGTCGACGGACAGGCACCCACCGCCGGTGCGCAGACGGGCGATACGCAGGAACTGGGTGCGGGCGACATCGTCGTCACTGCGACCCGTCGCTCGGAGCGGCTGGCCGACGTGCCGATCTCGATCAACGCGGTGAACCAGGAGGCGCTGCAGAACTCCGGCGCCACCGACATCCGCCAGATGGCGCAGCTGGCGCCCTCGCTCAACGTCTCGTCGACCGGATCGGAGGCGAACGCCTCGGCGCGCGTCCGCGGTATCGGCACCGTCGGCGACAATCCGGGGCTGGAAAGCTCGGTCGCGGTCTTCATCGACGGCGTCTATCGCAGCCGCACCGGCTCCGGGCTCAACGATCTGGGCGAGGTCGACCGGATCGAGGTGCTGCGGGGGCCGCAGGGAACGCTGTCGGGCCGCAACTCGTCCGCCGGCGCGATCAACATCTATACCAAGGCGCCGTCGTTCGACCTGGGCGGCTATGGCGAGGCGACCTACGGCAATTACGACGCGGTGCGCGTCGCGGGGGCGCTGACCGGGCCGATCGTCAGGGACGTGCTCGCCTTCCGCGTCGACGGCGTCTACGCGCGCCGCGACGGCTTCTTCCGCGATGTCGTCAACGACACCGATTACAACGATCGCAACCGCTGGTTCGTCCGCGGCCAGCTCTTGTTCGAGCCATCGACCGACTTCTCGGTCCGGCTGATCGGCGACTATACCTTCCGTGACGAGAAGTGCTGCGGCGCGGTCCATGTCGACACGCGCGAGAAGCTGGACCCGACCCCCGGTGTGCCCGGCGACTATACGATCAATCCGAACGGCAATCGCATCGTCGACGTCATCAACCAGATCGCAGGCCTGCGCGGCTATCCCGCCGGCAGCACCTTCCCCGCGGGCAACGATCCCTACAGCCGCCGCATCGCCTTCACGCCGGGCCGCGCCTATTCCAACGTGACGAAGGACTATGGCGGGTCGGCGCAGGTCGACTGGAACCTGGGCGGCGCGTCGCTGACCTCGATCACCGCATACCGCGAATACAAGTCGGGCGGCGCCAGCGACATCGACTATAACGTCCTCGACATCGGCTATCGTCCCGCGGACGGCAACAACTACCGCCAGTTCCACACCTTCACGCAGGAGCTGCGCCTCAACGGCGAGGCGCTGGACAATCGCCTCGACTGGCTGGTCGGCGGGTTCTTCTCGAACGAGGATCTCGAGGTCGTCGACAATCTGAAGTTCGGCCGCGACTATGGCGCCTTCGCCGCGTGCCGCATCGTCGCGACGATCAATCGCGAGGCTGCGCTGCGCGATCCGTCGCAGCGGGGATGCCTGGGCAACACCCCTCTCGCCGCGCTCGGCGGCGCGACGGGGCGGCAGGCGATCGCGGCGGGTCTCGGCGCGGCATCGGGTGTTATCCTGCCCGCGATCGACCTGCTCGGCACCGTCAACGACGTCGGCACCACCCGCGACGTGTACCGCCAGAACAGCAAGAGCTTCGCGGTCTTCACGCACAACATCTTCAAGCTGACCGACACGCTGTCGCTGACCGGGGGCCTGCGCTGGACGCATGAGCGCAAGCGCTTCGACGCGACCTTCGGCAACAACAACACCGTCTGCCCGCAGATCCAGGGGCTGCTGGGCGCCGGCCCGGCGGGCAATCTGTTCAACAACGCCCAGCTCGCCGCGCTGACGCGCGGGATCGCGACGCTTGCCTGCACCGGCAATTCGTCCGCCGCGCTGGGCGGCCGGACGCTGAACGATCGCTTCGACGAAAGCCAGTTCACCGGCACCGCGGTCCTGTCGTGGAAGCCGACCGACCGCATCATGACCTATGCCAGCTATTCGCGCGGCTACAAGGCGGGCGGCTACAACCTCGACCGCTCGGACCTGGGCGATGCCTACAACCCCGCGACGATCGCCAATCTGGACGTCCGCCGGCTGCGCTTCGACCCGGAGACGGTCAATGCGTACGAGGTCGGCTTCAAATATTCGAGCCGCCCCTTCACTTTCAACCTCGCGGCGTTCCGCTCGGAGTTCAAGAACTTCCAGCTGAACACCTTCAACGGCACCAACTATGTCGTCGAGAATATTGGATCGTGCTCGCGCGATCTGGGCGGTGCGGATCGCGACAATTCGGCCACGACCGGCGCCTGCACCGGCGGCGACGTGAAGTACGGGGTGCGCAGCCAGGGTGTCGAGGTGGAAGCGGGCTTCTACCCGGCGCGCAACCTCGCGGTGGCGCTCGGCTATACGTTCGCCGATACGAAGTTCCGCAACAACCTGGTCGGCTCGGACGCGGGCGCGCCGCTCGACCCCGCGCTGTTCCTGCTGCCCGGCGCACAGATGTCGAACGCGCCGCGCAACGTCATCACCTCGTCGGTCAGCTGGACGCCGGACATCGGCAGCAACGGCATGTCGGCGCTGTTCTACGTCGATCAGCGTACCTCGTCGGATTACAACACCGGCTCCGACCTGTTCGTGGAGAAGATGCAGGACGGCTTCACAGTAGTGAACGCGCGCGTCGGGCTGCGCGGTCGCGACGATCGCTGGGCGCTGGAGCTGTGGGCGCAGAACGTGTTCGACACCGATTATACGCAGGTCGCCTTCAACACCCCGTTCCAGGGCGCGGGCAGCCAGCAGCAGGTGCAGGCGTTCGGCGGCGTCGGCAACCAGCTGTTCTCCGCGTTTCTGGGTGAGCCGCGGACCTATGGCGTGACGGTGCGGACGCGCTTCTGA
- a CDS encoding threonine synthase, with translation MNDNLCAERPTFVTHLECSMTGELYAADTLHNLSRVGRPLLVRYDLAGVGAALSPDVLAARETDLWRWRELLPVRRTENVVSLGEIETPLIPLTRSGGANVLVKDEGRLPTGSFKARGLVMAVAMAKELGVTRIAMPTNGNAGAALAAYATRVGIETIVFCPEDTPEVNVREIAAQGARVWRVNGLIDDCGAIVGKGAAEGRWFDFSTLKEPYRIEGKKTMGLELAAQLGWRLPKAIFYPTGGGTGLIGMWKAFDELEALGWIGRERPRMYAVQAAGCAPIVRAFEAGEEHAERWEDAHTVAAGIRVPRAVGDFLILRAVRESGGKALAVGDPAILRAVDDAARRDGLLLCPEGGATLAAYRQALRDGEVDEDEDVVLFNCATGLKYPMPAAEQRLDRHQPIDFDAL, from the coding sequence ATGAACGACAATCTCTGCGCCGAGCGCCCGACCTTCGTCACCCACCTCGAATGTTCGATGACCGGCGAGCTTTACGCGGCCGACACGCTGCACAACCTGTCGCGTGTCGGTCGCCCATTGCTGGTGCGCTACGACCTGGCCGGCGTCGGCGCGGCGTTGTCGCCAGACGTGCTGGCGGCGCGCGAGACCGACCTGTGGCGCTGGCGCGAGCTGCTGCCCGTGCGGCGGACGGAGAATGTCGTCAGCCTGGGCGAGATCGAGACGCCGCTGATCCCGCTGACCCGCAGCGGCGGCGCGAACGTCCTCGTGAAGGACGAGGGGCGGCTGCCCACCGGCAGCTTCAAGGCGCGCGGGCTGGTGATGGCGGTCGCGATGGCGAAGGAGCTGGGCGTCACCCGGATCGCGATGCCGACCAACGGCAACGCCGGGGCGGCGCTCGCCGCCTATGCCACGCGCGTCGGCATCGAGACGATCGTCTTCTGCCCCGAGGACACGCCCGAGGTGAACGTGCGCGAGATCGCGGCGCAGGGCGCACGGGTGTGGCGGGTGAACGGGCTGATCGACGATTGCGGCGCGATCGTGGGGAAGGGCGCGGCGGAGGGACGCTGGTTCGATTTCTCGACGCTGAAGGAGCCGTACCGGATCGAGGGCAAGAAGACGATGGGGCTGGAGCTGGCCGCGCAGCTGGGCTGGCGGCTGCCCAAGGCGATCTTCTATCCGACCGGCGGCGGCACCGGGCTGATCGGAATGTGGAAGGCGTTCGACGAGCTGGAAGCGCTGGGGTGGATCGGGCGCGAGCGGCCGCGGATGTATGCGGTGCAGGCGGCGGGCTGCGCCCCGATCGTCCGCGCGTTCGAGGCAGGCGAGGAACATGCCGAACGGTGGGAGGATGCGCACACCGTCGCCGCCGGCATCCGGGTGCCGCGCGCGGTGGGCGATTTCCTGATCCTGCGTGCGGTGCGCGAGAGTGGCGGCAAGGCGCTGGCGGTGGGCGACCCCGCGATCCTGCGCGCGGTGGACGATGCGGCGCGCCGCGACGGCTTGCTGCTATGTCCTGAGGGCGGCGCGACGCTGGCGGCTTACCGCCAGGCGTTGCGCGACGGTGAGGTGGACGAGGATGAGGACGTCGTGCTGTTCAACTGCGCCACGGGACTGAAATATCCGATGCCGGCGGCGGAGCAGCGGCTCGACCGACACCAGCCGATCGATTTCGATGCATTGTAG
- the grpE gene encoding nucleotide exchange factor GrpE → MTDTAKPAADDLRDETAGAAPEVAEHDAAAARIAELEDQLATAKQETLYAQADTQNVRRRAEKEAADARAYAATAFARDVLSVSDNLERALAAIPADLREDDKFKGLVVGLDATGRELASIFARHGITRIEAMGQPLDPNRHQAMMEVPSDAEPGTIVQEMQAGFMIKDRLLRPALVGVAKKPD, encoded by the coding sequence ATGACCGATACCGCAAAGCCCGCCGCGGACGACCTGCGCGACGAGACGGCCGGGGCCGCGCCCGAAGTGGCCGAGCATGATGCCGCCGCCGCCCGCATCGCCGAGCTGGAGGACCAGCTGGCGACCGCGAAGCAGGAGACGCTGTACGCGCAGGCCGACACCCAGAACGTCCGCCGCCGTGCCGAGAAGGAAGCGGCCGACGCACGCGCCTATGCCGCGACCGCGTTCGCGCGCGACGTCCTGTCGGTGAGCGACAATCTTGAGCGCGCGCTGGCCGCGATCCCCGCGGACCTGCGCGAGGACGATAAGTTCAAGGGGCTGGTCGTCGGGCTGGACGCGACGGGACGCGAACTGGCGAGTATCTTCGCGCGCCACGGCATCACCCGTATCGAGGCTATGGGCCAGCCGCTCGACCCGAACCGTCACCAGGCGATGATGGAGGTACCGAGCGATGCCGAACCCGGCACGATCGTGCAGGAAATGCAGGCCGGGTTCATGATAAAGGACCGCCTGCTGCGCCCCGCGCTGGTGGGCGTGGCGAAGAAGCCCGACTGA
- the hrcA gene encoding heat-inducible transcriptional repressor HrcA, producing the protein MNRSPPIAELTDRARDIFRRVVDGYLASGQPVGSKTLAQAGLNLSPASIRNVLAQLETLGLLAAPHTSAGRVPTERGLRLFVDGMMQAHEPSAEERAQIELRAGQHGPVEEALAATTAALSGLSACAGLVMVPKREVVLRSIGFVPLAATQALAVLVGEDGAVENRVIDLPIGVTPGALVEAGNYMTATLGGLTLGEARGRLERELTAGRSALDTAARALVERGLAVWSEDGARRPVLIVRGQGRLLDDADVADVERVRGLLDDLEGKQEVAALLDSARAGDATRIFIGAENNLFALSGSSVIAKPFRGHDGRVVGVVGVIGPTRLNYARVVPMVDFTAATLARLMG; encoded by the coding sequence GTGAACCGTTCGCCGCCTATCGCCGAACTGACCGATCGCGCCCGCGACATCTTTCGCCGCGTCGTCGACGGCTATCTGGCGAGCGGGCAGCCGGTGGGATCGAAGACGCTGGCGCAGGCGGGGTTGAACCTGTCGCCGGCCTCCATCCGCAACGTACTGGCGCAGCTGGAGACGCTGGGGCTGCTGGCCGCGCCGCATACCTCCGCCGGGCGCGTGCCGACCGAGCGCGGGCTGCGCCTGTTCGTCGACGGCATGATGCAGGCGCACGAGCCCTCCGCCGAGGAGCGCGCGCAGATCGAATTGCGCGCCGGGCAGCACGGGCCGGTCGAGGAAGCGCTGGCCGCCACGACTGCGGCGCTGTCCGGCCTGTCGGCCTGCGCGGGGCTGGTCATGGTGCCCAAGCGCGAGGTGGTGCTGCGCTCGATCGGCTTCGTCCCGCTCGCCGCGACGCAGGCGCTGGCGGTGCTGGTGGGGGAGGACGGTGCGGTCGAGAACCGCGTCATCGACCTGCCGATCGGGGTGACGCCGGGCGCGCTGGTCGAGGCGGGCAATTACATGACCGCGACGCTGGGCGGGCTGACGCTGGGCGAGGCGCGCGGGCGGCTGGAGCGCGAGCTGACGGCAGGGCGCAGCGCGCTGGACACCGCCGCCAGGGCGCTGGTGGAGCGCGGGCTGGCGGTGTGGAGCGAGGACGGTGCGCGGCGCCCGGTGCTGATCGTGCGTGGGCAGGGGCGGTTGCTGGACGATGCCGATGTCGCCGATGTCGAACGGGTGCGCGGGCTGCTCGACGACCTGGAGGGCAAGCAGGAAGTCGCGGCGCTGCTCGATTCGGCACGCGCGGGCGATGCGACGCGGATTTTCATCGGGGCGGAGAACAATCTGTTCGCGCTCAGCGGATCGTCGGTGATCGCCAAGCCGTTCCGCGGACATGACGGGCGCGTGGTGGGTGTCGTGGGGGTGATCGGGCCGACGCGGTTGAACTACGCGCGCGTCGTGCCCATGGTGGATTTCACCGCCGCGACACTCGCCCGCCTGATGGGCTAG
- the rph gene encoding ribonuclease PH, which yields MRPSGRAPDQMRPITIEPRFTRHAEGSVLIGFGDTKVLVTASVEERVPPFLRGKGQGWVTAEYGMLPRATHTRGSREAAKGKQSGRTQEIQRLIGRSLRAVTDMALLGERQITLDCDVIQADGGTRTAAISGSWVALRLAIDGLLQSGKLTADPLRQKVAAVSCGIHQGQPVLDLDYIEDSGADADGNFVLLENGNIAEAQATAEHATYDEEALLRLLRLARIGCAEIFAAQAKAVA from the coding sequence ATGCGCCCCAGCGGCCGCGCCCCCGACCAGATGCGCCCCATCACCATCGAGCCGCGCTTCACGCGCCATGCGGAAGGGTCGGTGCTGATCGGGTTCGGCGATACGAAGGTCCTCGTCACCGCCTCCGTCGAGGAACGCGTGCCCCCGTTCCTGCGCGGCAAGGGTCAGGGCTGGGTGACCGCCGAATACGGCATGCTCCCCCGCGCCACGCACACGCGGGGCAGCCGCGAGGCGGCGAAGGGCAAGCAGTCGGGCCGCACGCAGGAGATCCAGCGGCTGATCGGCCGCAGCTTGCGCGCCGTCACCGACATGGCGCTGCTGGGCGAGCGCCAGATCACGCTCGACTGCGACGTGATCCAGGCCGATGGCGGCACCCGCACCGCCGCCATCTCCGGCTCCTGGGTCGCGCTGCGCCTCGCGATCGACGGGCTGCTCCAGTCGGGCAAGCTGACCGCCGACCCGCTCAGGCAGAAGGTCGCGGCGGTGTCGTGCGGCATCCATCAGGGTCAGCCGGTGCTCGACCTCGACTATATCGAGGATTCGGGCGCCGATGCGGACGGCAATTTCGTCCTGCTCGAAAACGGCAATATCGCCGAGGCGCAGGCCACCGCCGAGCACGCCACCTATGACGAGGAAGCGCTGCTCCGCCTGCTGCGCCTCGCGCGCATCGGTTGCGCCGAGATCTTCGCGGCGCAGGCGAAGGCGGTCGCATGA
- the rdgB gene encoding RdgB/HAM1 family non-canonical purine NTP pyrophosphatase yields MSGEGAEPQAIRKLAPGKLVIASHNAGKVREIGALLEGYGLEVVSAKALDLPEPEETGTTFVMNAELKARAAADLSGLPALADDSGLCVDALGGDPGIFSARWGGEARDFGMAMQLVEDKLRAIPDAPRDAHFICALALAWPDGHVEWFEGRVDGTMVWPPRGDKGHGYDPTFRPIGHDVTFGEMDEPEKNEISHRGDAFRQLVAAVF; encoded by the coding sequence ATGAGCGGAGAGGGCGCCGAGCCGCAGGCGATCCGCAAGCTCGCCCCCGGCAAGCTGGTGATCGCCAGCCATAACGCCGGCAAGGTACGCGAGATCGGCGCGCTGCTGGAGGGTTACGGGCTGGAGGTCGTCTCCGCCAAGGCGCTCGACCTGCCCGAGCCCGAGGAAACCGGCACCACCTTCGTCATGAACGCGGAGCTGAAGGCACGCGCCGCGGCCGACCTGTCGGGGCTGCCCGCACTCGCCGACGACAGCGGGCTGTGCGTGGATGCGCTGGGCGGCGATCCCGGCATCTTCTCCGCCCGCTGGGGCGGCGAGGCGCGCGACTTCGGCATGGCGATGCAGCTGGTCGAGGACAAGTTGCGCGCGATCCCCGACGCACCGCGCGACGCGCATTTCATCTGCGCGCTGGCGCTGGCATGGCCCGACGGTCATGTCGAATGGTTCGAGGGCCGCGTCGACGGCACGATGGTCTGGCCCCCGCGCGGGGACAAGGGCCATGGCTACGACCCGACCTTCCGGCCGATCGGCCACGACGTGACCTTCGGCGAGATGGACGAGCCCGAAAAGAACGAGATCAGCCACCGCGGCGACGCTTTCCGCCAGCTGGTCGCCGCCGTCTTCTGA